Sequence from the bacterium genome:
TGTCCACGATCATTTTTTTCTCTGCGTTATATCCGTCGAGCACCAAGGTCAACCCGGTGCGTGGGGCGCGGGTTCCGACCCGAAATATGCCGCCGACATTCAGTCGATCCGACCTGCCGAGAGTATCCGGGTATCCGAACCGGCGGATAAATGCTTCCACGCCAGCTTCCCTGTAATAACCCCCTGTTGGTTCGGGGGTCATCAGGGTAACAGGGCTCCCACGGTCAGGACGGGTAAAGTCGGGTACCCCGTGCTGCTTTACTTCCCATCCCATGAAATCCGGTTCCGCAAATCCATTCGGTGTGACCCCAAGTTCCGCCTCAAGTGTATATCCGCCGCAATTGCTCGCATTGCATGGAATCCATGATCCATCGATCCTTAGCCTGTGTGAATCGATCCAGTCCAGTAGGTGTATCCGCCGAAGCCGGGAAATCAAAGTTTCGCGTGCAGCAACCCTTTCGCCGCCAGCTCCGATCGTAATTTCGAAGAAGACCCCCGCTGCAGGCAACTCCCCGAGGGCGTCCAGTTCACGAACCACGGCGGTATCCGCAGAAGTCGCATAAGCAATAACTTTCCCGTCATTCCTTATGCCGAGGAAGAGCACCCGTCCCGGATCCCGACTGGCCATTATTTCAGAAGGTGCCTGTCGGCAACCCTTGAGGAAGCCGGACATCCGGACCTCGGGGTATTGCGGGTATAGGATCATCTTTGTTTCGGGTGCGTTGTAGAGCGCACCAGCTTCATCTGTCCAGACCATATCCACCACAGCCTTGAGAATGGTTCTGGTTAAGGCCTGTTCCGCATGAATGCCTTTATTCGGGATTATATTTATGGCCTCGAATCCTGGCCCGAAATACACCTGATTTTTGGAATTATCGTTGGGGGAAAGCCGTTTGACATAGAGCCTGCTCACCCCGTGTGATGACATGATTTCAGCGAGACGGGAAAGGTGAAACTCCCGTCGTCTCATGTCTCCGGAACGGTCACGCCGCACCTTTCCCTCCCGTTCCCTGAATCTCCATATTTCCTCGGCCGGAGCGTAACCATGTCCCCGCTTTACGGATAATATTGTTATGCGATATACGACAAGGGCCCTTTATTGCACACTCCCATACCGTAAGCACACGCCATCCAAGGCCCGACAGGGCTTTAATTGCCGCCTTATCTACCTCACAGTTTCTGTCGATCTTCTTTCGCCAGAATTCTGAATTGGATGAAGGCCACTTGAACAGGGGGCAACGGTGTCCGTGCCAGAAACAGCCATGAACGAGGATAGCTGCCTTATATCGGGGGAAAACAATGTCGGGTTTGCCGGGAAGTTTCCTGCTGTGCAGGCGGAAGCGGAAGCCCTTGGCGAAGAGACCTTTGCGAATGAGAATTTCCGGTTTCGTGTCCTTCCCCCGGATGCCGGACATCATCCGGGAGCGCGTGGTTTTGTCAACTACGTCCGCCATTCCTCACACGGAAAGCGGCATCTGAAGCGCGTTCGACTCCTCGGCTTCCCTGAGGGCCATGATGTGGGGCTTCATGATCCGGGCAACCTCGGCGATGACCGGAACGACCACGGCGTTCCCGAACTGCTTGTACGCCTGGGTGTCGGAGACCTGGATATTGAATTTCCGCCCCCCTGTATCGAACCCCATCAGGCGGGAGCACTCACGGGGCGTCAAGCGGCGCGGGTTCTTTCCCTGGCCCCTCGACACGAGGATTTCCGATCCGTCTTTGTAGTACCGCGCGGAGAGCGTCCGGGCTACGTTGGCGGGGCCGACGAGGCTGTATCCGA
This genomic interval carries:
- a CDS encoding MvaI/BcnI restriction endonuclease family protein, which produces MSSHGVSRLYVKRLSPNDNSKNQVYFGPGFEAINIIPNKGIHAEQALTRTILKAVVDMVWTDEAGALYNAPETKMILYPQYPEVRMSGFLKGCRQAPSEIMASRDPGRVLFLGIRNDGKVIAYATSADTAVVRELDALGELPAAGVFFEITIGAGGERVAARETLISRLRRIHLLDWIDSHRLRIDGSWIPCNASNCGGYTLEAELGVTPNGFAEPDFMGWEVKQHGVPDFTRPDRGSPVTLMTPEPTGGYYREAGVEAFIRRFGYPDTLGRSDRLNVGGIFRVGTRAPRTGLTLVLDGYNAEKKMIVDISKGITLLTDDDEIAAVWHFAGLIEHWKRKHDRAAYIPSECRTDPQRQYRYGRLVNLGEGTDFLLLLVALGQGDVYYDPGIKLEQVSGPRPQVKRRSQFRVKWEKLGALYRRMETIDVLSA
- a CDS encoding very short patch repair endonuclease, giving the protein MADVVDKTTRSRMMSGIRGKDTKPEILIRKGLFAKGFRFRLHSRKLPGKPDIVFPRYKAAILVHGCFWHGHRCPLFKWPSSNSEFWRKKIDRNCEVDKAAIKALSGLGWRVLTVWECAIKGPCRISHNNIIRKAGTWLRSGRGNMEIQGTGGKGAA